AAAGCTCGCCGCTTGAGTTGGTAAGAATCTTGACCAATCAAACGCCACAACCTGATCCTGGCGCAAATAGCTGGCAAACTGATAATAAAAAATGGCTAGCGGCTTTTCCAAGGGAGCGCTTGGAGTGGGGGCGTCATTATAGTGCAAAAATTGACTACCAATACGGGGGCACTACACAAACCTGGCAATGGACGTTTAGTACCCCTTCTTTATCACAAGCGCCTTATCGGTTGGTGGGTGATGCGAGCGGTACCCTTGCGAATGGCACAACAATTTATGTTTATGTCCCACCACAGAACTGTGCTGTTTTTGCTAATGGTTATGAGTATTCCGTTAGCTATTTTCGTGACCAAAACCCGCAGGTTGATATCGTTGCGATTGATGCACAAACATACAAACTGACGCTCACTGATTTAGACCAAATTACTCTTAGCTTTATTCAGAGTGACGGTCAGCAAACCTACACTAGGCAAATGACAATAATCTTGAATGATTGAGGCTCTTTCCTCGTACCGGTTGTTATGTTGGGGGTTTACCGATACAATTGATTGGTTAATTTAACGGAGAATTCAATGAAAAGTATTAAACATGTTTTGCTTTCGTTCAGCGCTTTTATGCTGACGTTTGCTTTATTGATGCCACAGCCAGCAGAAGCCAAACGTTTTGGGGGTGGGGGTAGTTTTGGTAAACAGCATTCTATGCCTTCACAACAACGCCAGCAGCCTGCTCAACGTCAGCAGCCTGCACAGCAGCAGCAAGCGGCACCTGGGCGACAGGCTGCACCCGCGTCTGGTGCGTCGCGTTGGTTAGGGCCCTTAGCAGGTTTGGCGGCGGGTGGCCTTTTGGCGGCTATGCTGTTTGGCGATGGCTTTGAGGGCTTGCAGTTTATGGATATTTTGTTATTTGGTTTGTTAGCCTTTGGTGCGTTTATGTTGTTTAAACATTTTCGCAGTCGCCAAGCAGGGCAAGGTTCGATGCAGCCAGCGGGTGCTGCGCGTCAGCCAATGGATGATTCAAATGCCTATCGTCAAACAGCTCAGCAGGACGCTCCCCCCAGTTACAATCCGAATAGTGGTGGTTCGATTATCGGTTCTGGATTAGGTATTAATGCGTTGCACAATGTTGAGTCACCAAGCTGGTTTAATGCCGACACCTTTGTAGAGGGCGCAAAACAACATTTTGTCGCGGTACAAAAAGCCTGGGATCAAGCAGATGCGAGTGAGATTGAAAGCTATTGCACGCCTGAATTATTTGCGGAAATACAAACACTGATGCACGATATGGTGCCAGGTGAAAACCACACGGAAATCGACACGCTCTACAGCGAGTTGGACGATCAGTCGTTTGAAGGTGATTATTTTATTGTCAGCATACGTTTTAGTGGTTTTATTAAAGAAGAGCGTGATGCTCAAGCGCATGCGTTTAATGAAGTTTGGCATATCCGTCGTTTAGCCGCGGGTGAAGGTAATTGGTTAATTGCGGGTATCCAGCAGCAAGCCTAAGCCGTAAAACTAGCCAGCTTTTTATAACCAGGCCTGGTTGCATACCGGGCCTTTTTTTTGGACAATCTTAATGCATTTCTTAACCCTGCCTTATGCCTATGGCGAACCGACTATAACGGCTAAACTTAAAAGCCAAAACCAAGATTTTATTGTTGAGGAGCAGATTGCGTTTGAACTCAGTGGCGAAGGCGAACACTTGTGGGTTTGGCTGGAAAAGGATGGCGAAAACACCGATTGGGTTGCGCAACAACTGGCTAAATGGGCGGGGATAAAACTTCGTGATATAGGGTATGCGGGTTTAAAAGATCGCCATGCTGTGACGCGTCAATGGTTTAGTTTGTATTTGCCCGGTAAGGCCGATCCTGATCCTCAGCATTTTAACTTTGATTCAATGCGCATTCTCAAAACCACTCGCCATCAACGCAAACTGCAAACCGGCGGGCTTAGTGGTAATCGATTTATCCTCGCTTTGCGCGATGTTACGGGTGATAAAATCGAACTTGAAAGCCGCCTCAAGCAAATCCAGCAACAGGGTGTGCCCAATTATTTTGGCGAACAGCGTTTTGGTCGTAACGAAAACAACCTTGTGATGGCGCAGCGGTTGTTCGATGGAGAATTGACACGACTCAAACCTGCTCAGCGCAGTCTTTATATTTCTGCCGCTCGGTCGTATTTATTTAACCTAATTGTAGCAAAAAGAGTTGAACAGGCTTGTTGGAATAAAGCAGTTGGCGGTGACGTGTTTCAGCTTGAGGGTTCGGACAAGTGGTTTGTGGATGATGGTTCTGTCGATCTGGCTCAGCGTGTAGTTGATTTGGACATTCACCCTACTGCGCCACTGGTTGGAGCGGGTGATTTGCCTAGCCAGCATCAGGCTAAACAGCTAGAGCAATCTGTGTTGGATCACAACCAGGCCTGGATGTCCGGGCTGGCTGACATAGGTTTAAAGCAAGATCGGCGCGCACTGCGTGTTTTGCCACAGGAAATGGCTTGGCAATGGCTCGATGCCGATAGTGTACAAATCAGTTTTACCTTGCGCCCGGGTTCTTATGCGACAATGGTGATAAGGGAGAGTGCAAAGGTTTAGGGTTTGTGGCAATATGTAGTTTTAGTAAACGTCTTGTTCTGGTTATAATACATCTTGGTCGTCATAGCTTGAAACGGATGGTTCCATCCATTTACAAAGTTTTTTTATCCAATAGCGCGTAAAACCCCATCTTTTAGGGCGGGGATATAAGCGGAACAGCAAAGCCTGTTTAGTGTGGTCGTTGTTGTTGCTCAATATATTGCTTGATAATTGACAAGGGTGCACCACCACAACTCCCTGCAAAGTAGCTAGGGCTCCAAAGCGTATTTTCCCAAAGTTTTTTCTGAACTTCAGGGTAGTTCTTTTTGCGAATAAGGCGACTTGATACGCCTTTCAAGCTATTCACCAGGTTAGAAATTGCTACTTTAGGCGGGTAATTAATCAAAAGATGTACGTGGTCATGCTCGCCATTAAACTCAATTAACTCGGCCTCAAAGTCCGAGCAAACGCTTTTAAAGATGTCTTCCAAATCATTTAACACCCTGTCACTAAACACATCTCTGCGGTATTTTGTGACAAAGACCAAATGAGCGTGAAGATTAAAAACGCAGCTCCTGCCTGTTCTTATCTCGTCATTAACTTGCATAGACCAAATCCTTTTTGTATAATTATAACCATGAAGAAAACGATACGCAAAGCCTTTAAGTTCCGACTTAACCCAAATTCTGACCAAGTACAGAAGATGGTTGAGTTTGCCGGTGTAAACCGGTTTGTGTGGAATAAAGCGTTAGCGATGAATTTATTTCGGCTTGAGCATAAGCAACCGATACTCTGGTATAGCGAGATGGCGTTTTGGCTAACACTCTGGAAGCAGTCTGACGAATACGGTTTTTTAAAAACAGCTCACTCCCAAACCCTACAGCAAACACTCAAAAATCTCGAACGTGCGTTTAAAGATGGTTTTGATAAAACCCAGCCACTAAAACGCATTCCGGTATTCAAGAAAAAAGGCGCTTCTGACAGTTTTCGCTATCCGCAGGGATTTAAACTTGAGCAAGATACCAACCGTGTATTCTTGCCAAAAATTGGCTGGGTGAAATACCGCAATTCACGCCAAGTAATCGGTGAGCTTAAGAATGTGACGGTTTCCAGAAAAGGGAAGCATTGGTATGTGTCGATACAAACTGAATATAAAGCCGATATTCAGCGCCATCAATCAACATCCATCGTGGGTATTGATCTAGGCGTTAAACGCTTTGTCACCTTATCTGACGGCAACTGCATTGAACCGTTAAACAGTTTTAAACAGTGGGAAAAGAAGTTGGCTTTAGCACAGCGTAAGCTGGCACGAAAAGCTAAGTTCTCTGCCAACTGGAAAAAGCAGAAACAAAAAATAACTCGTGCGCATGAGCGCATTGCCAGTGCCCGATTAGACTTTTTACATAAATCTTCAACCGTGATTTGCAAAAACCACGCCATGGTCGTGGTTGAGGATTTAAAGGTAAAAAACATGTCGAAATCGGCCAAGGGCGATATAACCAGGCCTGGTTGGGTGGCGATGTGTTAAAGGTTAACCCCAAACACACCTCTCAAACCTGTCCGTGTTGTGCTCATGTAGCCAAAGAAAATCGTTTAACACAATCCAAGTTTGAGTGTGTTGAATGTGTTAGCCCGAGGGCATCGGGTGCTAGCCTGTGGAGTTGAATCGATGAAGCAGGAACCAGCGGGAAGGCGCGAGTCACACCCGCTCTTAACGGCCTAGCGCCGTTGGGAATCCCCGTCGTTCACGGCGGGGAGGATGTCAAACTGCTTTTGGGTTCGGCCTTGTACGTCCGCTTAATCATTACGGCTAATGCAGCTCAAGTCTCTCGCGCAACGCGAGCGCCTCAGTTGCTATCAAAACCTGTTAATAAAGCTGTGGCAGTAAAAACTAAAAAAACCGCTGGTTTACCCTCACCTAAATCGGCTAGAATAAAAGCCTCAGACGAATGGAGTAAGTTCTAATGCAAGCCAGAGAACAAAACAGTAAAGCAAATACTTCAAATATTAGATTGCACGCTGACCAAGACCAGTATTTAACCTTTACCCTTGGCGCAGAAACCTATGGTATTGATATTTTGCGAGTTCAAGAGATTCGAGGGTGGGAAGCGCCTACCAGTCTACCGAACATGCCTCATTATGTGAAAGGGGTCATCAATATGCGTGGTGCGGTCGTACCGATTGTCGATATGCGCGAACGCTTTAATATTGGCGAGCCTGTTTATGATGAAACTACTGTGGTGATTATCACCCATGTTAATCATCATGTTGAAGGGGCGGACCACTCTACACAAAAAACCATCGGGTTAGTGGTTGATGGGGTATCGGATGTGCATGACGTTAACTTGGAAGAGCTTCAAGGTGCGCCATCGTTTGGTGAGAGTAACCGTGTTAGTGAAGAGTATGTAAGGGGGCTGGCGACGCTTGATGAGATCATGGTTATTGTCTTAAATATTGACTTATTGGCCAACCAAGGTATTTTCCGTGAAATTCAATCCTTTAACCCCAGTGCTGTAAAACACTAAAACCAGTCAGCTCTAGCTCTATTCAAGCTTTCTTAAGCCTGCTTTTGCAGGCTTTTTATGCCACGTCCAAAAATATTAAGCGTATGTATAAATTAAATTGATTCGTTTGATTGTGTTTAAAGCATATAATTAAACCTTAATAAAAATTAAATAAAAGGAGAGAGTCATGGTTTGGATAAACAATCTTACTATTCGCAGTAAACTGATTTTGTTTGTCGTATTAATGCTAGTTGCTTTAGCGTTTAGTGGTTTTAATGCGATTAGAGGCTTTGTTCTTTGGTCTAGCGGTATGCAAAACTTTTCTAATGTGCGCCTGCCTAGTGCGGTAACACTCGGTGTGCTCAATACCGAGCGGATGGATATCCGAGCACAAACGATCAGTGTATTTCGACATAACGATATCCAAACCGCTCCAGCCGAGCTTCGGGCTATTCAAAATGCTCGCGCAAACTCTTGGGCAATTGTGGATCAATATTGGGCTGAGTTTGCCGCAATACCTAAGCAGTCAGAGGCAGGCGCACAAACATTTGCTCGTTTGCAAGGTGAGTACCAGGCCTGGCGGACTAATTATGTAGAGCTAGATGATTTAATTGACAAAATGGTTCAGGCGCGAACGCAAACGGAATTAGACCGTCTAATGCGTGATTATGATGCAACAGTCAAGCGTATGGTGCCCATTTCTAATGCCATGGGAGAAACCTTCCTCACCATAACCCAACGCAGCAAACAAACGGGTATTGAGCAGGCTGCAGAAGCGGTTGAAATTGCCGAGAAAAATAAATACACCATGGGCATTATTTTGTTTATTGCTATGACGCTGGCTATTTTGATCGGTCTATTTATGATTAGGGCGATAACCCGTCCTCTTAATGGCATGGTGGCTACTTTACAAAAAATTGATGATACAGGTGATTTCTCGATTAAAGTTAACCATGCATCTAAAGATGAAATCGGTCAGGCGGCCAATGCATTAAACAACTTAATGACGAATTTACAAAAAGCGCTTAACAATACAAACCAGGTGGTTGGAGCCTTATCTAAGGGTGACTTCAGTCAGCGAATTGAGGGAGATTTTGCGGGAGATCTCGCTAGGTTGCAGCAGGGAGTGAACGGCAGTGCGGATTCGATTAACCAAACGATGGCTCAATTATCAACCGTAATGAACTCGCTCAAGGCGGGTGAGTTTAGCGTTAAGGTCAGTACGGACTTGCCGGGTGACTTTGGTGATATGATGCAAAGCGTTGCTGAATCAACCCATTCTCTAAATCAGTCGATTGCGGGTGTTATACGTGTAATGGAAAACATGCGTCAAGGCCAGTTTGATGATCGCGTCAAGGAAGATGCACAGGGTGATTTAGCAAAACTCAAAACCATGATCAACGAGTCGATGCAGGCGCTAGGTGATTCGATTGATGATATTACACGCATTTCAGTTGCCCAGTCGGAAGGTGATTTAACGCAAAAGATCGATGCAGATTATCCAGGGCAGCTGGGAGTATTGACGCAGGCGATCAATCGTTCTGTAACACGTTTAAACGAAATTGTATCGATCGCAGTTTCGGCGGCAGACTCAGTTAACCATGCGGCACTGGAAGTGGCTCAGGGTTCAATGGACTTAAGTGACCGTGTACAAAAACAAGCTGCGGCGATTGAGCAAAGCTCAGCGACCATGGAAGAATTTAGCGCTGCGGTGCAAAATAATGCGCAAAATTCGGCTGAAGCTACAGAGGTTGAAAGACAGATTGAAGTCAAGGCAAAACAAGCTTCGGGTGTTATGGCGCAAACAATAGAAGCCATGGGCGCCATCCAGCAGTCTAGCCACAAAATATCGGACATAGTGAGTTTAATTGATGGCATTGCTTTTCAAACCAATTTGTTGGCTTTAAATGCGGCGGTTGAGGCCGCACGCGCTGGCGAACACGGCCGCGGCTTTGCCGTGGTAGCCGGTGAAGTAAGAGCACTCGCCCAAAAGTCCGCCGAAGCCGCCAAGGAAATTACCAGCCTGATTAATGAGAGTGTTGCACGCATCGATCAAGGTACAAAGTTGGCCACCGAGTCAGGTGAGGTCATTACTGAAATAACCGGTTCCATTGAACGTGCTTCAAGGATGTCGATTGAAATTTCTCATGCATCACAGGAGCAGTCCGAGGGCGTGAAACAATTACAAGTAGCTATCAGTTCTATTGATCAAGGTATTCAGCAGAATGCCGCTTTGGTCGAGCAAACATCAGCAGCGGCTGAAAGTATGCGAGAGCAGGCTAGTTTGTTAAGTCAGCAGATGGGTTTCTTTAAAACAGATAATAGGCCTAACACGGTGGTTTCCAAGGGAAAGACGCTGCCTAAACCTGGCTTAAAGCGCTCAGCAGCGCCGAAAACCTCGGTGCAATCCAAGCCTTTAAAACCTGTAACCTCATCAGGGGATGAGTGGGCTGAGTTTTAACGTAAAACTTTAAGCCCAGGCACTAGCAACCAGGCCTGGTTGCTAGTGCCTGACGCAATCATTAGGTCTTCTTTTTAGCGGCTTTTTTGGCCGCTTTTTTCTTGTGAGGCTTTTTCTTGTCGTTCAGCTTATTGGGTTTTAAGCGCGCTTCAAGGCCTTTAATTTTACTAACCGGTATTTTGGCTTGAAGGTGATAGTGTATCCGCTCTAGGGTTCTGAGCTCGTGACCCTCGACCAGACTAATTGCTAGTCCTACATTCTGGGCTCGACCCGTGCGACCGATGCGATGAATATAGGTGTCACCACGCAGAGGGAGGTCGTAGTTAATAACGTGGGTTATATTTAATAAATCCAGTCCACGAGAGGCAACATCCGTTGCAACGAGAGTCTGAATCTTCCCTTCTTTGAATTTACCAATTTTCTCAAGTCGTTTGGCTTGTATAAAATCACCATGCAATACTTGAGCACTAATTTCTTGTGCCTGTAGCCACTGAGTCAGTGAGATGGCGCGTTCTTTTTTATTGCAAAACACGAGGGCACTTTTGCAGCTTGAATCTTGGAGCAACGTAAGCAATAGTTGTTCTTTGTGAGCACGGTCATCAGCAAAGTAGATCATTTGTTGAACCTGGGCTGACTGCATATTGGCGGCATCTACTTGAATAACGGTGGGGTTGTCAAGCGTCTTTTCAGCAAAGTTATGAATCCCTGTGCCCGCAAGGGTGGCGGAAAACAAACCTGCCTGAAAATCGCCGGGAATGGCGTCTAGCAAGGCATGAACATCAGGGCCTTGACCCATATCAAGCATTCTATCTGCTTCATCAATAATAACCATTTCTAGGTGGTCGAGTTGCACCCTGTCTTGTTCAAGTAAATTGAGCAAGCGTCCTGGGGTTGCAATGAGTATCTGGAAGGGGTGCGTAAGGTGTTCTATCTGTTTATCTTGCGCAAGTCCACCCGTGATAACCACTGAGCGTAATGCGATGTTTTGGCTTAAATCACGGACTACCTGACGAATTTGTAGAGCCAGCTCTCGGGTGGGGGCGAGCATCAAAATACGAGGTAAGCGCGTGTAACTAGGGTTATCAATTAAATGCTGTAGGGCGGGTAATACAAAAGCCGCTGTTTTCCCCGTTCCTGTTGCTGCGCCAGCCAGTATATCTTTTCCCGCCATTAGCGCAGGTATGGCCGCTTGTTGGATCGGTGTGGGGCGATTGAAACCCTGTTGGGTAATAGCATCAAGTAATAAATCATCAAGTTCAAGTTCAGAGAATGTCATGCATTAACCTTTTAATAGTCTGTAGCTGGGAATGTAGTTGTCGGCATCAATTTTCATGCGTTTTTGCTCAATCATAAAACTGAGTAAACGTTCAAGTGCGTGCATGATTTCTGGATCACCGCCGAGTTCAAAGGGGCCATGCAGAGCAATAGCACGTATCCCCTCGGCTTTAACATTGCCAGCGACTATGCCAGAAAATACACAACGCAATTGAGCAGCAAGCAAATGTATAGGTTGGTTTTTAGTTAAATTAAGCGCACGCATACTGGCGTGTGTTGGTTCAAACGGCATTTGTATTGTTGGCTCAATGTGCAGTTGCCAGTTAAAATAATAGGCATCGCTGGTTAGTTTGCGGTCGTCTTTAACGATCGCCATTTGTTCGCGCATATAACTGGCAACACTATTTGGCTTATCGAGCAGAATAGTGAGCCGATCTAATGCGGGTTGACCTAGTGTCTGTGCTATGAAAAGTTTGACCTCGTCAAAGTAAGCCTGACTGCCAAGATCGCCTGTTAATACCAATGGGAAGGGCATATCAGCATTTTTTGGATCAAGCATGATGCTAAAAATATAAAGCAATTCTTCCAAAGTGCCAGGCCCGCCTGGGAAGATAACTATGCCATGAGCCAAGCGTACGAAGGCTTCCAGACGTTTTTCAATATCAGGTAAAATAACCAACTCGTTAACCACCGTATTCGGCGCTTCGGCGGCAATAATGCCAGGCTCTGACAGCCCTATATAACGTCGGTTTGTAAAGCGCTGATTATGATGGCCGGCTTCAGCCCCACGCATGGGCCCTTTCATCACACCGGGCCCGCAGCCTGTGCAGATATTGAGTCGGCGTTCGCCAAGTGCAATACCAACATGACGTGAGTATTCATATTCGCGTCGAGAAACGGCGTGACCTCCCCAGCAGGCAACCAGGTTGGGTTCTTCATTGGTGCGTAATACTTCCGCGTTTCGCAGGATGTGAAACACCGCATTCGTGATGCCCGCGGAGCTATTTAAATCAAATAAGCCCGACTCTATAATGCTATTGCGTACATAAATAAGATCACGCACCACGGCAAACAAGTGCTCGCGCAAACCTTCTACCATTTCGCCATCAATAAACGCTGTTTCTGGCGGATTGCATATCGTTAATTCAATACCACGCCCTCGTGACAGAACTTTGATATCAAAATCAGGATGCATTTCGAGTAGTTTCTCACCGCTGTCAAGATTATTGCCTGTATTTAATACTGCTAATGAACAACGTTTTAACAGGTCGTTTAGACCTTTGTCTGATTGATCACAAAGCTGATTCGCTTCTTGTTTGGATAGGATTTGTAGTGCACCATTCGGGCGAATGGTGATTTCGCAGTTATTTAACGTCATAATTAATCTTTTTAGTTTCTAATACGGATATTATGCGTCTAAAAGCGGTTATTTAAAAGAAAACATTGAAAAACCGACAGGTAAACCCCATTGAGCATCTATATTTTTAAGGATTAGGTTATGGAATACAAAGATTATTACAAAATATTAGGTGTTGAGCGCTCTGCGGACGATGCGGAAATTAAAAAAGCCTACCGTAAGTTGGCCGCTAAATATCACCCTGATAAACCAACAGGCGATGAGTCAAAGTTTAAAGAAATCAGTGAAGCTTATGAGGTATTGAGCGATAAAGAAAAACGTTCAATGTTTGATCAGTTTGGTTCAGGCTATCAGAATGGTCAACACTTTGAGCCACCGCCTGGCTTTGAGGGCATGTTTAGTGGTGGCCAGACGGGTGGATTCAGTGACTTTTTTGAATCTTTATTTCGTGGTCAAGGTGGTTTTGGTGGCCAGGGCTTTGGCGGTGGTTATAGTGGTCGTCAAACCTTTCATCAAAAGGGCGAGGATCAGGTAGTAAAAGTGCTAGTCAGTTTGGAAGAAGCGGTTAATGGTAATGAGCGCAGTCTTAATTTGCAAATCCCACAAGCAGATCAACAAGGGCGGGTTTATCAGCGTACTAAGCAAATTAAAGTTAAGATCCCCGCTGGGATTAAACAGGGACAGCGAATTCGTTTAACCGGCCAAGGAGCGCCTGGCAGTGGTGGCGGACCAAATGGTGACCTTTATCTAGAAATTGATTTACAAAACCATCCACTTTACCGTGTCGAATCGGAGGATGTGATTTTGGATTTACCTTTGACACCTTGGGAAGCCGCGCTGGGAACTAAAGTTCAAATCCCAACACTTAAAGGCAAGGTAAACATGTCGATTCCAGCAGGCACCCAGTCGGGTGTAAAGCTTCGCATTAAGGGGCGTGGTTTAGGTAAAACGCCGGGTGATCAGTATGTCGTGATTCAAATTCATACGCCTCCGGTTTTGGATGAACAATCCAAGATGTTCTATCAGACCATGGCTGAAAAAATGCCGTTTAATCCACGCAGTCATTTTTAAAAGCGCTAAACTTAAGCAGGGATATCAATGCTCTGCTTTTGAATTAAGTGTTGCCATTGACTAATATTGTCGGACATTATTTTTCCATTCGAGCTGGCTAGAGCGTAGAGGCTTAGCCACTGATGCCAGTCATCATCACTTTCTTTGGCATATTGAATAAAACGTTTAAATGCCTTGTCCGACTCGTCGAGTTGTTGGTAAAGTTGAGCCGATTGACTAGCAATACGTTGCATTTCAAGTTTTGTCAGAATGCCATGCAAACTGGCCGCAACAGCAGGTAAGGCTGCGGTGAATAATAATAACCAGATGTCATGTATAAATAAGTGAATAGATACCGCGATAAAGGTAAAAACAAAAAATATCTCAGTTAAACGATGTAGGCGATGATGGCCTAAATGCTTTTGGTTGTAGTGGCGTTGGTGATAGGTTTTTTGATTGTCAATTACGACTTGCATGTGTTCAACTAGTGCATGAGTGTGATAAGTCGGTGTATAAATCTTTCCATCCTCACAGGGTAGACCACTCGCCATGAGATAACGCTGCATTAACCAAATTTCTGCAGATTTAAGGGCTAGTTGATTGTTTTTGACTTGCCATTGTGGGCTTCGAAAGGGCTCTGGTACCACCATAAGCGGATGGCCCATAATGCAATAGCGTAATTGCTCTGCAATATAGCGATGGCGCATCCATTTCTCGTGTAATTGCGATTTACGAGCCCAGTAAACACGGTAAATAATGGTCGCAATAACAATTAACTCAAAATAAGCCAACCAGTGAAGCTGCCATACCTCAGCGCTGACGGCTAAAATTACAGCCAAAGCGGCAAATCCATATAGCATCCAAACATTGTAGCGATAACAGTCCCCTGCTTGCTCTGCTTGACTGTTATGCGCATCAAAGGCTTCTGTTAGCAAGGTTTTTGTTTGTACATCTTTATCCTTGACTTTTAATTGCATAGGGTTTTTAAAATGGTCAAAACGTTGTTTAAGTTGAAACCATAACCCTTGTTTTTGAACGTTATTTTTCAGGGATGATTTTTCGGGAATTTGATTTCCGCACAGTTCGTTAATTTGTTGATTAGTTTGTGGGTCTTGGGTTTTTGCCATCAAAAACAACTGGGCCAAAGTCGATTCAAACGGGGTTTGTTCAAGACTATTAAACGACTTAAAATAGCTTAATAAACGTGTTGTTGAATGGTTTTCGGCTTTAAGTATAAGTAGGTTGGCATTATCCAGTTGGTTGAGTTTAAGCCAGTGCAGTTCCCCCTGATTATCCATCCAAATAACAGGTTTTAAGCTTTGTGCTGCTTGAGATATTAACTCAAACCCGGCGCGCCCCTCCTCGGTATTTAGGTCAGGCTGCCAGCCGATTAATAATATATCGGCATAATTGAGCATTAAGTTATCTCTGGTTGCCTGCGGAGAAGGTGAGAGCAGCAACTCATCTTTAGCACGTCCCAATGATATGATGCGGTCTATTTTAAGCCTTTTCTCATTCGCTACAAGCTTAGTTAATTGGCCAAATTTTTGACAAAGTAGTAGTTGAGTGGTGAAGTCATTTTGATGGGCTAATTCAACACTGAGTTGCTCTATACCGTCCCGATAACCCGTAATGAGCTGGGGTTTGATAGACTGGGGAATTCGTGTTTGCATTTGGCGAAACAGCGCCTGCCATTTTACATTGATCTTTGGGTAGTTGAGTTGCCCAGTCCAGTTGGGTGCGCTCACCATAATACTCAATGTAAGTGGAACATTTAAATTCATATAGGTTTTTTGTATGGTTTGTAGAGTAATAAAGAGTGTAGCGGTTAATGAGAGTATCTGCTAGATTGAAACGCATTTTTGCCCCACATATTATAATATAATAATTTTCTAATATTTTTATTGTTGATGTGTTGATAAATTATTTCTATGTGATATTCTACTCATAAATCGAAAAGCAAGCGGCAACGTTCTATTTTTTTAAATTAAGGAGTTAACCATGAAAAAGACAAGCCTAGTTTTAGCCTCTATGATGTTTGCGGGTGTGGCTATGGCCAGCCAAGAACAACCTAGTTGGGAGTTTGGATGTAAATTAGATGCACAAAAACCAGCTGCAGAGCAACAAGCGCAGGTTACGGTTAAAGAAGTTAAAGCAGAGCAAGAAAACACCTGGACATTTGA
The nucleotide sequence above comes from Thiomicrospira sp. R3. Encoded proteins:
- a CDS encoding Tim44-like domain-containing protein: MKSIKHVLLSFSAFMLTFALLMPQPAEAKRFGGGGSFGKQHSMPSQQRQQPAQRQQPAQQQQAAPGRQAAPASGASRWLGPLAGLAAGGLLAAMLFGDGFEGLQFMDILLFGLLAFGAFMLFKHFRSRQAGQGSMQPAGAARQPMDDSNAYRQTAQQDAPPSYNPNSGGSIIGSGLGINALHNVESPSWFNADTFVEGAKQHFVAVQKAWDQADASEIESYCTPELFAEIQTLMHDMVPGENHTEIDTLYSELDDQSFEGDYFIVSIRFSGFIKEERDAQAHAFNEVWHIRRLAAGEGNWLIAGIQQQA
- the truD gene encoding tRNA pseudouridine(13) synthase TruD, whose product is MHFLTLPYAYGEPTITAKLKSQNQDFIVEEQIAFELSGEGEHLWVWLEKDGENTDWVAQQLAKWAGIKLRDIGYAGLKDRHAVTRQWFSLYLPGKADPDPQHFNFDSMRILKTTRHQRKLQTGGLSGNRFILALRDVTGDKIELESRLKQIQQQGVPNYFGEQRFGRNENNLVMAQRLFDGELTRLKPAQRSLYISAARSYLFNLIVAKRVEQACWNKAVGGDVFQLEGSDKWFVDDGSVDLAQRVVDLDIHPTAPLVGAGDLPSQHQAKQLEQSVLDHNQAWMSGLADIGLKQDRRALRVLPQEMAWQWLDADSVQISFTLRPGSYATMVIRESAKV
- the tnpA gene encoding IS200/IS605 family transposase — translated: MQVNDEIRTGRSCVFNLHAHLVFVTKYRRDVFSDRVLNDLEDIFKSVCSDFEAELIEFNGEHDHVHLLINYPPKVAISNLVNSLKGVSSRLIRKKNYPEVQKKLWENTLWSPSYFAGSCGGAPLSIIKQYIEQQQRPH
- a CDS encoding transposase; the protein is MKKTIRKAFKFRLNPNSDQVQKMVEFAGVNRFVWNKALAMNLFRLEHKQPILWYSEMAFWLTLWKQSDEYGFLKTAHSQTLQQTLKNLERAFKDGFDKTQPLKRIPVFKKKGASDSFRYPQGFKLEQDTNRVFLPKIGWVKYRNSRQVIGELKNVTVSRKGKHWYVSIQTEYKADIQRHQSTSIVGIDLGVKRFVTLSDGNCIEPLNSFKQWEKKLALAQRKLARKAKFSANWKKQKQKITRAHERIASARLDFLHKSSTVICKNHAMVVVEDLKVKNMSKSAKGDITRPGWVAMC
- a CDS encoding zinc ribbon domain-containing protein, coding for MLKVNPKHTSQTCPCCAHVAKENRLTQSKFECVECVSPRASGASLWS
- a CDS encoding chemotaxis protein CheW — protein: MQAREQNSKANTSNIRLHADQDQYLTFTLGAETYGIDILRVQEIRGWEAPTSLPNMPHYVKGVINMRGAVVPIVDMRERFNIGEPVYDETTVVIITHVNHHVEGADHSTQKTIGLVVDGVSDVHDVNLEELQGAPSFGESNRVSEEYVRGLATLDEIMVIVLNIDLLANQGIFREIQSFNPSAVKH
- a CDS encoding methyl-accepting chemotaxis protein; the encoded protein is MVWINNLTIRSKLILFVVLMLVALAFSGFNAIRGFVLWSSGMQNFSNVRLPSAVTLGVLNTERMDIRAQTISVFRHNDIQTAPAELRAIQNARANSWAIVDQYWAEFAAIPKQSEAGAQTFARLQGEYQAWRTNYVELDDLIDKMVQARTQTELDRLMRDYDATVKRMVPISNAMGETFLTITQRSKQTGIEQAAEAVEIAEKNKYTMGIILFIAMTLAILIGLFMIRAITRPLNGMVATLQKIDDTGDFSIKVNHASKDEIGQAANALNNLMTNLQKALNNTNQVVGALSKGDFSQRIEGDFAGDLARLQQGVNGSADSINQTMAQLSTVMNSLKAGEFSVKVSTDLPGDFGDMMQSVAESTHSLNQSIAGVIRVMENMRQGQFDDRVKEDAQGDLAKLKTMINESMQALGDSIDDITRISVAQSEGDLTQKIDADYPGQLGVLTQAINRSVTRLNEIVSIAVSAADSVNHAALEVAQGSMDLSDRVQKQAAAIEQSSATMEEFSAAVQNNAQNSAEATEVERQIEVKAKQASGVMAQTIEAMGAIQQSSHKISDIVSLIDGIAFQTNLLALNAAVEAARAGEHGRGFAVVAGEVRALAQKSAEAAKEITSLINESVARIDQGTKLATESGEVITEITGSIERASRMSIEISHASQEQSEGVKQLQVAISSIDQGIQQNAALVEQTSAAAESMREQASLLSQQMGFFKTDNRPNTVVSKGKTLPKPGLKRSAAPKTSVQSKPLKPVTSSGDEWAEF